One genomic region from Torulaspora delbrueckii CBS 1146 chromosome 4, complete genome encodes:
- the PRP9 gene encoding SF3a splicing factor complex subunit PRP9 (similar to Saccharomyces cerevisiae PRP9 (YDL030W); ancestral locus Anc_3.160), with product MNTLESRRSHLEDLEVIEQSIASRFERNPGLYYGYLQKRALIDDIPLSSSITNAYNANRIYKAKRSKRNRKQFVLQQHEIDLFLQESMRKLRDLGSLKGPVNTHSLRDEEATFEIFKQNLEEIKDKYKDLGSDSLFSDVNEEISKHAMFSALTTDSKPVTILSRSAKNLRLNDVFSREEQYGEYLDLDRFHSSWLNVIRSTECTLLQFYSILEKFLDDRQYILAPPMDRKNGRYAEFLVEISNYLEKFFQKANVLLNHTKLERRIQSEFSRSLATPLHTGGKGFYCIACCKWFKVPTVFDSHLTGKHHKNNLSKRSKHLQAEYKLHRYLTLLSEEFRRTREFTERKVAFTAEERMQEMARLNHDYHAPDYGPDEKEQEDPDSNKAELDKNSALGGSFDLPLGADGLPIPYWLYKLQGLDVEYSCEICTNQTYKGRRAFEKHFLEPTHTFHLKCLGIEPSITFKGITGIQEAQDLWRQTSSRNRPQTQKKIDLEVEDQEGNVLTQKVYQELKKQGLV from the coding sequence ATGAACACTTTGGAGAGTCGAAGGTCTCAtttagaagatttggaagTTATCGAACAGTCTATAGCTTCAAGGTTTGAGAGAAATCCTGGGCTTTATTATGGCTATTTACAGAAGAGAGCGCTGATCGATGATATACCGTTGAGTTCATCGATAACAAACGCATACAATGCCAACAGAATTTACAAGGCTAAAAGATCGAAACGGAACAGAAAGCAGTTTGTACTGCAGCAACATGagattgatctttttcttcaagagtctATGCGAAAGCTAAGGGATTTAGGATCTCTTAAAGGGCCGGTCAACACGCATTCCCTgagagatgaagaagccacatttgagatcttcaagCAGAACTTGGAGGAAATAAAGGACAAATACAAGGATTTAGGGTCAGACTCTTTGTTTTCAGATGTCAATGAGGAAATTTCGAAGCACGCCATGTTTTCAGCTTTGACGACAGACTCAAAACCGGTCACAATCCTATCAAGAAGTGCCAAGAATCTACGACTAAATGATGTCTTTAGTAGGGAAGAACAATACGGGGAGTACTTGGATTTGGATAGGTTCCATTCATCATGGTTGAACGTCATTCGTAGTACCGAATGCACATTGTTGCAGTTTTACAGTATTCTGGAAAAATTCCTAGATGATCGACAATATATACTTGCACCTCCAATGGACAGAAAGAATGGTAGGTACGCTGAATTTTTGGTTGAGATTAGTAAttacttggagaaattcttccaaaaagCCAATGTTCTTTTAAACCACACCAAATTGGAGAGAAGAATTCAGTCCGAGTTCAGCAGGTCGCTAGCCACTCCTTTACACACCGGGGGAAAAGGGTTTTACTGCATTGCATGCTGTAAATGGTTTAAGGTTCCCACCGTTTTCGACAGCCACTTGACTGGAAAACACCATAAGAATAATCTGAGTAAGAGAAGCAAACATCTTCAAGCTGAGTATAAGCTTCATAGGTATCTCACACTTCTTTCAGAGGAGTTCAGACGAACAAGGGAATTTACTGAACGAAAGGTGGCTTTTACTGCGGAAGAGAGGATGCAAGAAATGGCCAGGTTGAATCACGACTACCATGCACCAGACTACGGACCAGATGAaaaagagcaagaagatCCGGATTCAAATAAAGCTGAATTAGATAAGAACTCAGCCCTTGGAGGCTCCTTCGATTTGCCTTTGGGTGCAGACGGACTGCCGATACCCTATTGGCTTTACAAGCTCCAAGGGCTTGACGTCGAATACTCTTGCGAAATTTGCACCAACCAGACTTACAAAGGTCGCCGCGCCTTCGAGAAGCATTTCCTCGAGCCCACGCATACGTTCCATCTCAAATGTCTGGGCATTGAGCCCTCTATAACTTTCAAGGGCATTACGGGCATCCAAGAAGCCCAGGACCTATGGCGCCAGACCTCCTCCAGAAATCGTCCCCAAAcacagaagaagatagatCTAGAGGTGGAGGACCAAGAGGGCAATGTCCTGACACAGAAAGTCTACCAAGAACTCAAGAAGCAGGGCCTTGTATAG
- the DBP10 gene encoding ATP-dependent RNA helicase DBP10 (similar to Saccharomyces cerevisiae DBP10 (YDL031W); ancestral locus Anc_3.159) encodes MKVSGKRKLGDDASLSDGSESGSEEDYDIVNDIALNSSDSDEDDSSEDSEGGEQDIIEYSDEEEEHQHEKKKSAPKDKSFPKLEASGDEAEDDADDVNEYFSTTAQTNKKHKKGSFPSFGLSKLILNNISRKGFHQPTPIQRKTIPLILQSRDIVGLARTGSGKTAAFILPMIEKLKSHSSKVGARAVILSPSRELAMQTHKVFKDFSRGTHLRSVLLTGGDSLEEQFGMMMSNPDVIVATPGRFLHLKVEMNLDLKSIEYAVFDESDRLFEMGFEEQLNELLAALPSNRQTLLFSATLPNSLVDFAKAGLTNPVLVRLDQESKISENLEMLFLSTKHDEREAALLYLIQEVIQIPLATEEQIKLIKDKSPDSDEESDDDNGKRSHNKHKKEKFKKVRMPAANQLPSEKSTILFVPTRHHVEYIANLLKNCGYLVSYIYGSLDQRARNRQLYNFRAGLTSILVVTDVAARGVDIPMLANVINFSFPSSSKIFVHRVGRTARAGNRGWAYSIISESELPYLLDLELFLGKKILTTPMYEAATDLLEKRWVEEGKEKILFKAPKPSYTNRLVLGSCPRLDIDSMGDLYKNLMSSFELETLRGVAKKAEKLYLRTRTAASVESVKRSRELMTSGWDEQNVMFGKNLEKEKLDFLAKLQDRTNKETVFEFARNADDETSMLMKKRRFQVAPITEKAKKRKELLELQKAAGFSHAMEDELLNDNELIKESVPEEVLQEFEDADKLLEDQEKLGRKKSKSFRDPNFFLSHYAPQGGLHENELNLTSGFTTDAAQAACDINGDDKVQVHKQNATVKWDSKKKKYINSQGADNKKYIVGESGQKIPASFRSGKYAEWSKARNLQPIKVGARESPTAANMLRNPAQNHPTDGQRTVGGKFKHKQVKAPKLPDKHRDDYHKQKKKVKEALDKGINVKGYNTRGAPKNELQSIAQIRKQRQTSEKKHAKNARPSKKRKY; translated from the coding sequence ATGAAGGTTTCTGGTAAGAGAAAGCTAGGCGATGATGCTTCGCTGAGTGATGGCAGCGAAAGCGGctcagaagaagattatGATATTGTGAATGATATCGCTTTGAATTCCAGTGACAGTGATGAGGATGACAGTAGTGAAGACTCCGAGGGCGGGGAGCAGGATATTATAGAGTacagtgatgaagaagaggaacatCAGcatgagaagaagaagtctGCACCTAAAGATAAATCATTCCCAAAGTTAGAAGCCTCTGGTGACgaagcagaagatgatgctGACGATGTCAACGAGTACTTTTCGACTACTGCTCAAACTAAtaagaagcacaagaaggGAAGTTTTCCCAGTTTTGGGCTTTCAAAGTTGATCCTGAATAATATTAGTAGAAAGGGATTCCATCAACCTACACCAATTCAACGTAAGACTATCCCACTGATCTTGCAGAGTAGAGACATCGTGGGTTTGGCTCGTACTGGTTCCGGTAAGACAGCAGCTTTTATCCTACCgatgattgaaaagctAAAGAGCCACTCAAGTAAAGTTGGTGCTCGTGCAGTTATTCTTTCTCCATCAAGAGAATTAGCAATGCAGACTCATAAGgtttttaaagatttttcaagaggtACTCATTTGCGTAGTGTGCTGTTGACTGGTGGTGATTCGTTAGAAGAGCAGTTTGGTATGATGATGTCGAATCCTGACGTTATTGTTGCAACTCCAGGTAGATTTCTGCATTTGAAAGTCGAGATGAacttggatttgaagagcatTGAATATGCCGTCTTCGATGAAAGTGATAGATTGTTTGAAATgggttttgaagaacaacttAATGAATTGTTGGCTGCTTTACCAAGTAACcgtcaaactcttcttttttCTGCCACTTTACCAAACAGTTTGGTTGATTTCGCTAAAGCAGGTTTAACAAATCCAGTGCTTGTTCgtcttgatcaagaaagtaaGATCTCCGAAAACTTGGAGATGCTGTTCTTGAGTACAAAACATGACGAAAGAGAAGCCGCTCTGCTTTACTTGATTCAGGAAGTGATTCAAATACCATTAGCTACTGAGGAGCAGataaaattgatcaaggaCAAATCCCCTGATAGCGATGAAGAGTCAGACGATGATAATGGAAAGAGATCCCATAATAAAcacaagaaggaaaagttcaagaaagtcaGAATGCCTGCTGCTAATCAGCTTCCTTCCGAAAAATCTACCATCCTGTTCGTTCCTACGCGACACCATGTTGAGTACATTGCcaacttgttgaaaaactGCGGGTATCTCGTTTCCTACATTTACGGTAGTTTGGATCAGCGCGCTCGTAATCGTCAATTATACAACTTCAGAGCCGGTCTAACCTCGATTTTGGTGGTCACCGATGTTGCTGCTAGAGGTGTGGATATTCCAATGCTAGCGAATGTGATCAACTTCAGTTTtccctcttcttctaaaATCTTCGTTCACCGTGTAGGAAGAACTGCAAGAGCAGGCAACCGCGGTTGGGCGTATTCCATTATTTCAGAGTCTGAGTTACCTTATCTGCTTGATTTGGAACTATTTCTGGGTAAAAAGATTCTCACGACTCCAATGTATGAAGCCGCAACAGATCTTCTGGAGAAAAGGTGGGTTGAAGAAGggaaagaaaagattctATTCAAGGCTCCAAAACCTTCTTACACCAATAGGCTCGTGCTGGGATCGTGTCCAAGACTGGACATCGATAGCATGGGTGATCTGTACAAAAACTTGATGTCTAGCTTTGAGTTAGAGACACTCAGAGGTGTTGCGAAGAAGGCAGAAAAGCTATATCTCAGGACAAGAACTGCAGCTTCCGTCGAATCAGTTAAAAGGAGTAGGGAATTGATGACATCCGGCTGGGATGAGCAAAATGTGATGTTTGGCAAGAACctggagaaagaaaagtTGGATTTCTTAGCCAAGCTCCAAGACAGAACAAACAAGGAAACCGTTTTCGAATTTGCCAGGAATGCCGATGATGAGACTtcgatgttgatgaagaagagaagatttCAGGTGGCACCCATCACAGAAAAGGCTAAGAAGCGCAAAGAGTTGTTGGAATTGCAAAAGGCTGCTGGATTTTCGCACGCCATGGAAGACGAGCTACTAAACGACAATGAACTGATAAAAGAATCAGTACCTGAGGAAGTTTTACAGGAGTTCGAAGATGCTGATAAATTATTGGAAGACCAAGAAAAGTTGGGACGCAAGAAATCTAAGAGTTTCCGAGAcccaaatttcttcttaagTCACTATGCTCCACAAGGTGGACTTCATGAGAACGAACTAAATCTCACCAGTGGTTTCACCACCGATGCAGCTCAAGCAGCCTGTGATATAAATGgagatgataaagttcaAGTCCATAAGCAAAACGCAACTGTTAAATGGGACtcgaaaaagaagaaatataTTAATTCCCAAGGTGCCGACAACAAGAAATATATCGTGGGTGAAAGTGGCCAAAAGATACCCGCTTCCTTCAGATCAGGTAAATACGCAGAGTGGTCGAAAGCACGTAACCTGCAACCTATCAAAGTGGGTGCACGAGAGTCTCCCACCGCGGCAAACATGCTCAGAAATCCAGCTCAAAATCACCCAACAGATGGTCAACGTACCGTTGGTGGCAAGTTCAAGCATAAGCAAGTAAAAGCTCCCAAGCTGCCTGATAAGCATAGAGACGATTACCAtaagcaaaagaagaaagtcaaGGAAGCACTGGACAAGGGTATTAACGTCAAAGGATACAATACTCGTGGTGCTCCTAAGAATGAGTTGCAATCTATTGCTCAAATAAGGAAGCAGAGACAGACAAGCGAGAAGAAGCATGCTAAAAACGCTCGTCCATCGAAAAAAAGAAAGTACTGA
- the ARP2 gene encoding actin-related protein 2 (similar to Saccharomyces cerevisiae ARP2 (YDL029W); ancestral locus Anc_3.161): MDPHNPIVLDQGTGFVKIGRAGENFPDHTFPSIVGRPILRAEERANVSTPLKDIMIGDEASDVRSYLQISYPMENGIIKNWTDMELLWDYAFFDQMKLPTTSNGKILLTEPPMNPVKNREQMCEVMFEKYDFGGVYVAIQAVLALYAQGLSSGVVVDSGDGVTHIVPVYESVVLNHLTRRLDVAGRDVTRHLIDLLSRRGYAFNRSADFETVRQIKEKVCYVSYDLDLDTKLARETTTLVENYELPDGRVIKVGQERFEAPECLFQPSLVDVEQAGVGELLFNTIQTADVDIRSALYRAIVLSGGSSMYPGLPSRLEKELKQLWFTRVLHNDASRLDKFKVRIEDPPRRKHMVFIGGAVLANIMADKDHMWLSKQEWQESGPAAMAKFGPR, translated from the exons ATGGATCCGCATAATCCAATTG TCCTCGATCAAGGTACCGGTTTTGTGAAGATCGGCCGTGCCGGTGAGAACTTCCCTGACCACACTTTCCCATCAATTGTTGGTAGGCCCATCTTAAGAGCTGAAGAGCGTGCCAATGTGTCGACCCCGTTGAAAGATATTATGATTGGTGACGAGGCTAGTGACGTACGTTCCTACTTACAGATCTCGTATCCTATGGAGAATGgtatcatcaagaattggacTGATATGGAGCTCCTGTGGGACTATGCATTTTTTGACCAGATGAAATTACCAACGACTTCCAATGGTAAGATCCTTTTGACAGAGCCTCCAATGAACCCAGTGAAAAATAGAGAACAAATGTGCGAGGTTATGTTTGAAAAGTACGATTTCGGTGGGGTTTACGTCGCAATTCAAGCAGTCTTGGCGCTTTATGCCCAAGGTTTGTCGTCGGGTGTGGTCGTAGACTCTGGTGATGGTGTTACGCATATCGTGCCCGTTTACGAGTCTGTGGTTTTGAACCATTTGACCAGAAGATTGGACGTTGCTGGTAGAGATGTGACCAGACATTTGATTGATCTTCTCTCGCGCCGTGGGTATGCTTTCAACAGAAGTGCAGATTTCGAAACCGTCCGTCAAATAAAGGAAAAGGTGTGTTACGTCTCCTACGATTTGGATCTAGATACAAAGCTGGCAAGGGAGACCACGACGCTAGTTGAAAACTACGAATTACCCGATGGTAGAGTCATTAAAGTGGGTCAGGAAAGATTCGAGGCACCCGAATGTCTATTCCAACCCAGTCTTGTTGATGTCGAGCAAGCTGGTGTAGGCGAGCTACTTTTCAATACTATTCAAACAGCTGACGTGGACATTAGAAGTGCGTTGTATAGAGCTATCGTGCTCTCCGGTGGTTCTAGTATGTATCCTGGTTTGCCTTCGCGGTTAgagaaagagttgaagcAACTATGGTTTACGAGAGTGCTACATAATGATGCATCAAGACTGGATAAATTCAAGGTGAGGATTGAAGATCCACCAAGAAGGAAGCACATGGTATTCATTGGAGGTGCCGTTTTAGCGAATATAATGGCTGACAAGGATCATATGTGGCTAAGTAAACAGGAATGGCAAGAAAGTGGTCCTGCTGCTATGGCCAAATTTGGACCTAGATAG